A genomic window from Brachionichthys hirsutus isolate HB-005 unplaced genomic scaffold, CSIRO-AGI_Bhir_v1 contig_723, whole genome shotgun sequence includes:
- the LOC137913611 gene encoding SEC14-like protein 2 codes for MSGRVGDLSPKQAEALEQFRDRIQDILTQLPAQHDHFLLRWLRARNFNVQKSEAMLRKHLEFRKQMKVDTIVSEWRPPEVIEKYLSGGMCGYDREGSPIWYDVIGPVDPKGLFLSASKQDFIKSKIRDCEVLQKECVLQSQKLGRNVESVTMIYDVEGLGLKHLWKPAIETYGEILQMFEENYPEGLKRLFVIKAPKLFPVAYNLVKHFLCENTRQKIHILGANWQEVLLKHIDAEQLPAMYGGKRTDPDGDPRCRTMINHVGPVPPSYYVRDHVKVDYERCTIVKRGSSQQFDYEILFPGCVLRWQFATESADIGFGVFLKDRKGERKKAVEMRAVVPSQRYNAHLVPEDGSLTCERPGVYVLRFDNTYSIFQTKRISFTVEVLLPEQLQTTLRTTGGAEEPCAS; via the exons ATGAGCGGAAGAGTCGGAGACCTCAGTCCTAAACAGGCTGAGGCACTGGAGCAG TTTCGAGACAGGATACAAGACATTCTTACTCAACTTCCTGCACAGCATGACCATTTCCTGTTACGATGGCTTAGAG CCAGAAACTTCAATGTTCAGAAGTCTGAGGCCATGTTGAGAAAG CATTTGGAGTTCAGGAAACAGATGAAAGTAGACACAATAGTCTCAGAGTGGCGTCCAcctgag GTGATAGAGAAGTATCTGTCAGGAGGGATGTGTGGTTATGACCGTGAGGGTAGTCCCATCTGGTACGACGTCATCGGACCCGTGGATCCGAAAGGCCTCTTTCTGTCCGCCTCCAAGCAAGACTTCATCAAGTCAAAGATCAGAGACTGTGAGGTCCTGCAGAAGGAGTGTGTCCTGCAGTCACAGAAG TTGGGGAGAAATGTGGAGTCAGTCACCATGATCTATGATGTTGAAGGTCTGGGTCTGAAGCATTTATGGAAGCCTGCTATAGAAACATATGGAGAG ATCCTCCAGATGTTTGAGGAAAACTATCCAGAAGGCTTGAAAAGACTGTTTGTCATTAAAG ctcccaaACTCTTTCCTGTGGCCTACAACCTAGtcaaacacttcctgtgtgaGAACACAAGACAAAAGATCCACATCCTCGGAG CTAACTGGCAGGAGGTCTTACTGAAGCACATTGATGCTGAGCAACTACCGGCGATGTACGGGGGTAAGCGGACTGATCCTGATGGAGATCCTCGCTGTCGAACCATG ATCAACCATGTTGGACCAGTTCCCCCATCCTACTATGTGCGGGACCATGTTAAGGTGGACTACGAGCGGTGCACGATCGTCAAACGAGGTTCTTCCCAGCAGTTTGACTATGAGATTCTGTTCCCGGGCTGCGTTCTAAG GTGGCAGTTTGCCACTGAGAGTGCGGACATCGGTTTTGGGGTGTTTTTGAAGGATAGAAAGGGTGAAAGGAAGAAGGCAGTTGAAATGCGAGCTGTTGTGCCCAGCCAGCGCTACAATGCCCACCTGGTGCCTGAGGATGGGTCTCTGACCTGTGAGCGACCAGGGGTCT aTGTTCTGAGATTTGATAACACTTACAGCATCTTCCAGACCAAAAGAATCAGCTTTACTGTTGAGGTCCTGCTCCCTGAACAACTACAGACCACCCTGCGGACCACCGGGGGGGCTGAAGAACCCTGTGCAAGCTGA
- the LOC137913610 gene encoding SEC14-like protein 2 produces the protein MSGGVGDLSPKQAEALEQFRERMQDTLTALLAEHNIPTPLPEEYDFMLLIWLRARNFNVQKSEAMLRTHLEFRKQMKVDTLVSEWRPPEVIEKYLCGGMCGYDREGSPIWYDIIGPLDPKGLLLSASKQDLVKSKIRDCEVLQKECVLQSQKLGRNVESVTMIYDVEGLGLKHLWKPAMETYGEILQMFEDHYPGRMKRLFVIKAPKLYSVAYNLVKHFLCENTRQKIHILGANWQEVLLKHIDAEQLPAMYGGKRTDPDGDPRCRTMINHVGPIPPSYYVRDHVKVDYERCTIVKRGSSQQFDYEILFPGCVLRWQFATESADIGFGVFLKDRKGERKKAAEMRAVVPSQRYNAHLVPEDGSLTCERPGVYVLRFDNTYSILQTKKISFTVEVLLPEHLQTNLQTTGRAKEPCAS, from the exons ATGAGCGGAGGAGTCGGAGACCTCAGTCCTAAACAGGCTGAGGCACTGGAGCAG TTTCGCGAGAGGATGCAGGACACTCTTACGGCACTTCTTGCAGAGCACAACATTCCTACTCCACTTCCTGAAGAGTACGACTTTATGCTGTTAATATGGCTCAGAG CCAGAAACTTCAATGTTCAGAAGTCTGAGGCCATGTTGAGAACG CATTTGGAGTTCAGGAAACAGATGAAAGTAGACACATTAGTCTCAGAGTGGCGTCCAcctgag GTGATAGAGAAGTATCTGTGTGGAGGGATGTGTGGTTATGACCGCGAGGGTAGTCCCATCTGGTACGACATCATCGGACCCTTGGATCCCAAAGGCCTCTTACTGTCCGCCTCCAAGCAAGACTTAGTCAAGTCAAAGATCAGAGACTGTGAGGTCCTGCAGAAGGAGTGTGTCCTGCAGTCACAGAAG CTGGGGAGAAATGTGGAGTCAGTCACCATGATCTATGATGTTGAAGGTCTGGGTCTGAAGCATTTATGGAAGCCTGCTATGGAAACATATGGAGAG ATCCTCCAGATGTTTGAGGACCACTATCCAGGACGCATGAAAAGACTGTTTGTCATTAAAG ctcccaaACTCTATTCTGTGGCCTACAACCTAGtcaaacacttcctgtgtgaGAACACAAGACAAAAGATCCACATCCTCGGAG CTAACTGGCAGGAGGTCTTACTGAAGCACATTGATGCTGAGCAACTACCGGCGATGTACGGGGGTAAGCGGACTGATCCTGATGGAGATCCTCGCTGTCGAACCATG ATCAACCATGTTGGACCAATTCCCCCATCCTACTATGTGCGGGACCATGTTAAGGTGGACTACGAGCGGTGCACGATCGTCAAACGAGGTTCTTCCCAGCAGTTTGACTATGAGATTCTGTTCCCGGGCTGCGTTCTAAG GTGGCAGTTTGCCACTGAGAGTGCAGACATCGGTTTTGGGGTGTTTTTGAAGGATAGAAAGGGTGAAAGGAAGAAGGCGGCTGAAATGCGAGCTGTTGTGCCCAGCCAGCGCTACAATGCCCACCTGGTGCCTGAGGATGGGTCTCTGACCTGTGAGCGACCAGGGGTCT aTGTTCTGAGATTTGATAACACTTACAGCATCTTACAGACCAAAAAAATCAGTTTTACTGTTGAGGTCCTGCTCCCTGAACACCTACAGACCAACCTGCAGACCACTGGGAGGGCTAAAGAACCCTGTGCAAGCTGA
- the LOC137913612 gene encoding RING finger protein 215-like, with product MTPAARCWYFVWVTLPLVLLRWPWLPPVDAEQVALVEVFLEQRSGVSSLLQGEVVESGKSSRRYEDQEQLEGDLVLVQGEETHISKGKAKDDAKEKRLWIGVVPVEMDDSKASTGNQESFADAVVDKMRRALVLGASALIILALNQNTVSETDLSQVLSKPIIVIQTSENVTKLIGALLRGLRATAKITYRAILQDNLGATLTLWSSCGRSRGGRFGEWQGVICTGETNSQVQKYLQQLWDTVLLVALILSTGVIVQARWQYQDQQLNDDLELHSKQAVLKRMSSLKTKRYRQPKLWRDPRQSGETDDCAVCLEPFNNNQCLRVLPCLHEYHRECIDPWLLLQHTCPLCKRSILSNMCKDS from the exons ATGACTCCCGCTGCTCGCTGCTGGTACTTTGTCTGGGTGACGCTACCCCTCGTCCTGCTGCGGTGGCCGTGGCTGCCGCCGGTCGATGCCGAGCAGGTCGCTCTGGTGGAGGTTTTCCTGGAGCAGCGGTCGGGTGTCAGCTCTCTGCTCCAGGGGGAGGTGGTGGAGTCCGGGaagagcagccggagatacGAGGACCAAGAACAGCTGGAGGGGGACCTGGTCCTG GTTCAGGGCGAGGAAACGCATATAAGCAAAGGAAAAGCCAAAGATGATGCCAAAGAGAAGAGGCTGTGGATTGGGGTGGTGCCCGTGGAGATGGATGACAGCAAAGCCTCCACCGGAAACCAGGAGTCCTTTGCTGATGCAGTGGTCGATAAA ATGAGGCGAGCATTGGTCCTCGGAGCATCTGCGCTGATCATTCTGGCTCTCAACCAAAACACAGTCAGTGAG ACGGATCTGTCTCAGGTGCTGTCCAAGCCCATCATTGTGATCCAGACATCTGAAAATGTCACCAAGTTGATTGGAGCTCTGCTTCG ggGCCTTCGAGCCACGGCAAAAATCACTTACAGGGCGATTCTGCAGGACAACCTG GGAGCCACACTCACACTGTGGTCCAGCTGTGGGCGATCTAGAGGAGGTCGCTTCGGAGAGTGGCAGGGGGTCATCTGCACGGGGGAGACCAATTCTCAGGTCCAG AagtacctgcagcagctgtgggacACCGTCCTCCTCGTGGCGCTGATCCTCAGCACCGGCGTCATTGTTCAGGCTCGCTGGCAGTACCAGGACCAGCAGCTGAATGACGACTTGGAG CTCCATTCCAAACAGGCGGTTCTGAAGAGAATGTCGTCGTTGAAGACAAAAAGATACCGTCAGCCCAAACTGTGGCGCGACCCACGCCAGTCAGGAGAGACGGACGACTGCGCCGTCTGTCTGGAGCCGTTCAACAACAACCAA TGTCTGCGGGTGCTGCCGTGTCTTCACGAGTACCACAGAGAATGCATCGAtccctggctgctgctgcagcacaccTGTCCTCTGTGCAAACGCAGCATCCTGA gcaACATGTGCAAAGACAGCTAa